A genome region from Bacillota bacterium includes the following:
- a CDS encoding type II secretion system F family protein, which yields MVYIIIALTFFSVWALISHILFSLFYKEKPIDKLKHYDEDFIIKEKLENHKKNKTSLLKIMSGLIPKLKFNEKRNKKLEVELIKADMSITVEELLVIKMFSSLVIAFLAYALFKNYVTALVLFIITWNIPRIIIANRKKERIKLFDSQLNEGITIISNSLKAGYSFLQSVAVVTEETKDPFSKEFKELLKEMSLGIPEEDTFKNLLARMESEDLRLVINAILIQKDIGGNLSEILDNISETIRERQKIKNELKTLTAQGKLSGIIVSLIPIFLGLTIYLFNKEYILLLFTNPSGLVMVTISVLNQILGFFMIRKIVNIDL from the coding sequence ATGGTATACATTATAATAGCATTGACTTTTTTTTCTGTTTGGGCATTAATAAGCCATATACTTTTTTCTCTGTTTTACAAAGAAAAGCCTATAGATAAACTTAAGCATTATGATGAAGATTTTATTATCAAAGAGAAACTGGAAAACCATAAAAAGAATAAAACTAGCTTGTTGAAGATAATGTCAGGTTTAATTCCCAAGTTAAAATTTAATGAAAAGAGGAATAAGAAACTTGAAGTTGAACTGATAAAGGCAGATATGTCCATTACTGTAGAAGAATTGTTGGTTATAAAAATGTTTTCATCATTAGTTATTGCTTTTTTAGCTTATGCCCTTTTTAAAAATTATGTTACTGCACTTGTATTGTTTATTATAACCTGGAATATTCCACGAATCATTATAGCGAATAGAAAGAAGGAGAGAATCAAGCTATTTGACAGCCAACTTAATGAAGGTATTACTATTATTTCAAATTCGCTTAAAGCAGGATATTCTTTTCTGCAGTCTGTGGCAGTAGTAACTGAAGAAACGAAGGATCCGTTTTCAAAAGAATTTAAAGAACTGCTTAAGGAAATGAGCCTTGGTATTCCTGAAGAAGATACTTTTAAAAACCTGTTGGCAAGAATGGAATCGGAAGACCTTAGACTCGTAATAAATGCCATTTTGATTCAGAAGGATATTGGCGGGAACCTATCCGAAATACTGGATAATATTTCGGAAACTATAAGAGAACGGCAAAAGATTAAAAATGAGCTTAAAACCCTGACGGCCCAAGGCAAATTATCCGGTATCATTGTTTCACTTATTCCAATTTTTTTAGGCCTTACTATTTACTTATTTAATAAAGAGTATATTCTTCTTTTGTTTACTAATCCCAGTGGATTAGTGATGGTTACTATTTCTGTTTTAAATCAAATACTGGGGTTTTTTATGATAAGAAAAATCGTCAATATTGATTTATGA
- the cpaB gene encoding Flp pilus assembly protein CpaB codes for MKSIGQKLILISLIFAVIAAGLVFAYLQSLKQSGEEINEITILVADNTIPAGTLITEKMIKEVHVPENSILVDYIRDYSDIVGKYTKETILKNEGFHKSKLISKGEGGLNLKIDNGYRAISINVTGDSGVSDLIEPGDFVDIIVYLAEKKDGEEVVRPDLSKIILQNVELLAIDKQLNRDDDSNYKEDIPNYFLVTLSVSTSELEKLVLAENIGILKLALRPLRDDSILETKGTTWKELVGWSGNTGGPLQGDKQNDSSNSNGEFVNYKVKPGDTLRKISMEFYGDPEKYVVIKKANNIQDANLIIPGEIIKIPVLNN; via the coding sequence GTGAAAAGTATCGGGCAAAAATTGATTTTAATATCACTTATTTTCGCAGTAATAGCTGCAGGACTTGTTTTTGCGTATTTACAGTCTTTGAAACAATCCGGTGAAGAAATTAACGAAATAACTATTTTAGTGGCAGATAATACAATACCTGCAGGAACCCTTATAACTGAGAAGATGATCAAAGAAGTCCATGTGCCGGAAAACTCAATTTTAGTTGACTATATTAGGGATTATTCGGACATTGTCGGCAAATATACAAAAGAGACTATTTTAAAAAACGAAGGTTTTCATAAAAGTAAGCTTATTAGTAAAGGTGAAGGGGGGTTAAATTTAAAAATAGATAACGGGTATAGGGCAATTTCTATTAATGTTACAGGGGATTCGGGAGTTTCAGATTTAATAGAACCCGGGGATTTTGTTGACATTATTGTATATTTGGCCGAAAAAAAAGATGGGGAAGAAGTGGTAAGACCCGACTTGTCAAAAATAATTCTGCAAAATGTTGAATTGTTGGCTATAGACAAGCAACTGAATAGAGATGATGATTCAAACTATAAAGAAGATATACCGAATTATTTCCTCGTAACACTATCTGTGTCAACTTCTGAATTAGAAAAATTAGTATTGGCTGAAAATATTGGTATTTTGAAGCTAGCTTTAAGGCCGTTAAGAGATGATAGTATCCTTGAAACAAAGGGCACTACCTGGAAGGAATTGGTAGGATGGTCAGGCAACACAGGTGGACCTTTACAGGGGGACAAGCAAAATGACAGTAGTAATAGCAATGGTGAATTTGTTAATTATAAAGTAAAACCGGGAGACACATTAAGAAAGATCAGCATGGAATTTTACGGTGATCCGGAAAAGTATGTAGTAATAAAAAAAGCCAACAATATTCAAGACGCCAATCTAATTATACCTGGGGAAATTATCAAAATCCCGGTATTGAATAATTGA
- a CDS encoding response regulator: MGKIRILIADDIEETRDVIKKILSIDKEMFEVVGEAGNGEEVLRLIPKVKPDVVLMDINMPVLNGLEATEKISDEYPWVIVIILSVQGENEYLKKAMFYGAKEYIIKPFHYDVLSETIKVTYEKYKEKEMKLQSNQAPTRDAKVIAFFSSKGGVGKSVLALNTSIMLSKESGKKILLADMDLLFGDISMLVNQYNQKTILDVIDDGQLNSYENIKPYLYKYNENLDMLFAPAKPEAAEYIGKDSIEKMMKVFQKQYDVIIVDTGINFNDSTLYILDNAQTILYVTTGEIVALKNTKLGLRIMKSLGYDNDKVKLVINRFTSRYGISKAEVEEAFKDNIFAILPEEEKTVSISVNKGQPFCDNAKYSKSKSKVVNAIELMCKNLTG, from the coding sequence ATGGGTAAAATCAGGATATTAATAGCAGATGATATTGAAGAGACCAGGGATGTAATAAAAAAAATATTGAGTATAGATAAAGAAATGTTTGAAGTAGTGGGTGAAGCCGGAAATGGAGAAGAGGTTCTTCGGCTCATCCCTAAAGTAAAACCCGATGTGGTGTTAATGGATATCAATATGCCTGTACTTAATGGGTTGGAAGCTACAGAGAAAATTTCTGATGAATACCCCTGGGTTATTGTTATTATTTTGTCTGTCCAGGGAGAAAATGAGTATTTGAAAAAGGCCATGTTTTATGGTGCTAAGGAATACATTATTAAGCCCTTTCATTATGATGTATTGTCTGAAACTATTAAAGTAACCTATGAAAAATATAAAGAAAAAGAAATGAAACTGCAAAGTAACCAGGCACCAACCAGAGATGCAAAGGTTATAGCATTTTTTAGTTCTAAGGGGGGAGTGGGCAAGTCAGTGCTTGCCCTTAACACTTCCATTATGTTAAGTAAAGAATCCGGTAAAAAAATACTTCTTGCGGATATGGATTTACTATTTGGTGATATTTCCATGCTGGTAAACCAATATAATCAAAAGACTATTCTTGATGTAATTGATGATGGTCAATTAAATTCATATGAAAATATAAAACCCTATTTATATAAATATAATGAAAATTTGGATATGCTTTTTGCACCGGCAAAACCCGAAGCGGCAGAATATATTGGTAAAGATAGTATTGAAAAAATGATGAAAGTATTTCAAAAGCAGTATGATGTAATTATTGTTGATACAGGTATAAATTTTAATGATAGTACCCTTTACATTTTAGACAATGCTCAGACGATTTTATATGTAACTACAGGAGAAATTGTTGCTCTTAAAAACACTAAATTGGGACTGCGAATTATGAAATCCCTTGGATATGACAATGATAAGGTCAAGCTTGTTATAAACAGGTTTACTTCAAGGTATGGAATAAGCAAAGCAGAAGTGGAGGAGGCATTTAAAGATAATATTTTTGCTATTCTTCCTGAAGAAGAAAAGACAGTAAGTATTTCAGTAAACAAAGGACAACCCTTTTGTGATAATGCTAAATATAGTAAGTCTAAATCAAAGGTAGTAAATGCCATTGAATTAATGTGCAAAAACTTAACAGGGTAG
- a CDS encoding pilus assembly protein, giving the protein MKRLKSKKGQSLVEFTIIFPLLLLVVMGIIEFGVMLNSYLAINNAAREGARAGIVGSSSAEIENLIISTSPGLNAEGLIITVTPGDTSRKSGDTLTVKVTYNYHLTVPIISSIFNNVVVLNAQVSMRIE; this is encoded by the coding sequence ACTGGTAGAGTTTACGATAATATTTCCGTTACTTTTATTGGTGGTGATGGGAATTATAGAATTCGGAGTTATGCTGAATTCGTATCTTGCTATCAACAATGCAGCAAGGGAAGGTGCAAGGGCCGGGATTGTGGGAAGTTCCAGTGCTGAAATAGAGAACTTGATCATATCTACATCTCCCGGCTTAAATGCGGAAGGTTTAATAATAACCGTAACACCTGGCGATACAAGCAGAAAGTCCGGAGACACACTTACTGTAAAGGTGACGTACAACTATCATCTTACTGTCCCTATTATAAGCAGCATCTTCAATAATGTGGTTGTCTTGAATGCACAAGTATCCATGAGAATTGAATGA
- a CDS encoding pilus assembly protein has translation MKIFDDKGSAAIILCLLFTALLGFTAYVIDIGLVYAEKIKLANALDSAALAAILELPDDSEKARAVAIDYLEKNNVDPDSTVITIGSDQKSIEIKGVKNVKHLFGPVVKINSSDVNVTTKAIIGPAKSVKGGIRPFAVEIFDYSYGSLVILKENAGDGYKGNYGAVALGGKGANVFKENALYGYSGTISVGDLIETETGNMAGAANAIKNYINSEHSSFDNFSRNSVRLWTVPLVDTLETNGRGQISVIGFGQFYVEDIVQKSGKIEIIGRFVRYVANAVIDMTLNDTGVYGAKLIK, from the coding sequence GTGAAAATATTTGATGATAAGGGAAGTGCAGCTATTATTCTTTGCTTACTGTTTACTGCTTTATTGGGGTTTACTGCCTATGTTATAGATATCGGGTTAGTTTATGCAGAAAAAATAAAATTAGCAAATGCCCTGGATTCAGCAGCCTTAGCAGCCATCCTTGAATTACCGGATGATAGTGAAAAAGCAAGAGCAGTAGCTATAGACTATCTCGAAAAAAACAATGTAGACCCGGACAGTACTGTAATAACTATTGGTAGTGATCAAAAAAGTATTGAAATAAAAGGGGTTAAAAATGTAAAGCATTTGTTTGGTCCTGTAGTAAAAATCAATAGCAGCGACGTAAATGTAACAACAAAAGCTATAATTGGACCTGCAAAATCGGTAAAAGGCGGTATCAGGCCATTTGCAGTTGAAATCTTTGATTATTCATACGGCAGCTTGGTGATACTTAAGGAGAATGCCGGGGATGGGTATAAAGGTAATTATGGCGCAGTTGCGCTCGGCGGAAAAGGGGCCAACGTTTTTAAAGAAAATGCCCTTTACGGCTATAGCGGGACAATATCGGTCGGAGATTTGATAGAGACTGAAACGGGGAACATGGCAGGAGCCGCTAATGCTATTAAAAACTATATAAATTCTGAGCACAGCAGTTTTGATAACTTCTCAAGAAATTCTGTCAGGTTGTGGACAGTACCTTTGGTTGATACTTTAGAAACAAACGGAAGAGGGCAAATATCGGTGATAGGTTTTGGGCAATTCTACGTGGAGGATATAGTTCAAAAGTCAGGGAAAATAGAAATTATCGGCCGGTTTGTCAGGTATGTGGCAAATGCCGTTATTGATATGACTTTAAATGATACGGGCGTATACGGGGCAAAACTGATAAAATAA
- a CDS encoding M55 family metallopeptidase translates to MNIYIMVDAEGISGVFDSEQVSTSSSSGRYNEGRELMVRDINACVEAYKEAGAEKVYVRDCHGGGANVIWSKFSSLADYYIVVQTGQDCFPGLEDCDGVILLGYHVMAGTYGDMLEHTMSSASVQNYWNNGQLAGEVAIDAGIVGDRGKPVIMVSGDDKVCCEAEALLPGVVTAEVKKGITWKGGMILPLEKAYAVIKAKTKEAISRLSEQKPLVYKKPIRLRVELKERNLLPTQYSKLYMTILDGRTYEVEGSTMEETLFRL, encoded by the coding sequence TTGAACATTTACATCATGGTAGATGCTGAGGGAATTAGCGGTGTTTTTGACAGCGAGCAGGTATCGACCTCGTCATCGTCCGGACGGTACAACGAAGGCCGAGAGCTGATGGTGCGAGATATCAACGCATGCGTTGAGGCCTACAAAGAGGCAGGGGCTGAAAAGGTTTACGTTAGAGACTGCCACGGCGGCGGTGCAAATGTCATCTGGAGCAAGTTTTCAAGTCTCGCGGATTACTACATAGTCGTCCAAACTGGCCAGGATTGTTTTCCCGGACTCGAGGACTGTGACGGTGTGATTTTGCTCGGGTACCATGTGATGGCAGGTACGTACGGCGATATGCTAGAGCATACTATGAGCTCTGCATCCGTACAGAATTACTGGAACAATGGTCAATTAGCTGGTGAGGTAGCTATTGACGCGGGAATTGTCGGCGACCGCGGCAAGCCAGTCATTATGGTTTCGGGTGACGACAAAGTCTGCTGCGAAGCCGAGGCACTGCTGCCTGGTGTGGTTACGGCGGAGGTCAAAAAAGGCATCACGTGGAAGGGTGGAATGATATTACCACTGGAAAAGGCATATGCTGTAATTAAGGCAAAAACAAAGGAGGCAATTTCGAGGCTTTCGGAGCAAAAGCCTCTAGTCTACAAAAAGCCGATACGGCTGAGAGTCGAACTGAAGGAGAGAAATCTGTTACCGACGCAGTATTCAAAGCTGTATATGACGATTCTTGATGGTAGAACCTATGAGGTCGAGGGTTCTACAATGGAAGAAACGCTATTTAGGTTGTAA
- a CDS encoding GNAT family N-acetyltransferase: MRFELYNSINQYINDNMDVLARNEIQNNLIISNSIRGKEGADTTNWFMAAVKDTGGTPRLIVLMTPPYNLVLYELDNNENDKALNVLIHEIANLGMQIPGVLAEKSLACRFADEYSSLCGRIKEDGKKMRIYRLDRVNAVFFSSGKLRIADQNDLYFLPYWSIAFNLDCGIGMIDVPGAVDKVRKLLNDKILYIWEDGFPVSQAAMGRKTLNGAVVNAVYTPPHYRGKGYATSCVASLSKHLLDSDYKFCCLFTDLANPVSNSIYMKIGYKLVCDYDEYKFVCGGVSE, from the coding sequence ATGAGATTTGAGTTATATAACAGCATCAATCAGTATATAAACGATAACATGGATGTGTTGGCAAGGAATGAAATACAAAATAATTTAATCATTTCAAATTCAATAAGAGGAAAAGAAGGAGCAGACACAACTAATTGGTTTATGGCAGCGGTCAAAGATACGGGGGGAACTCCCCGGCTTATAGTATTAATGACTCCGCCGTACAATCTTGTCCTATATGAACTCGATAATAATGAAAATGACAAAGCTTTGAATGTTTTAATACATGAAATTGCCAATCTTGGGATGCAGATACCCGGTGTGCTTGCAGAAAAATCACTTGCTTGTCGGTTTGCAGATGAGTACTCTTCTTTGTGTGGAAGGATTAAAGAAGATGGCAAGAAAATGAGAATCTACAGGCTTGACAGGGTGAATGCCGTTTTCTTTTCATCAGGAAAACTGAGGATTGCAGACCAAAACGACCTGTACTTCTTGCCTTATTGGAGTATAGCATTTAATTTGGACTGTGGAATTGGTATGATTGATGTGCCAGGTGCTGTGGATAAGGTCAGAAAATTATTAAACGATAAGATTCTCTATATATGGGAGGATGGCTTTCCTGTTTCTCAAGCGGCAATGGGCAGGAAAACACTCAATGGGGCTGTTGTTAATGCAGTCTATACTCCACCACACTACCGGGGAAAAGGATACGCTACTTCCTGTGTGGCCAGTTTGAGTAAACATTTACTTGATAGTGACTATAAATTCTGCTGCCTGTTTACAGACCTGGCCAATCCGGTTTCCAATAGTATTTACATGAAAATAGGGTATAAGCTTGTGTGTGATTATGATGAATACAAGTTTGTGTGTGGGGGGGTGTCTGAATGA
- a CDS encoding CpaF family protein, protein MSLARRLEEINTDKKSSRFNEKKVDQYLELKMKIQNRVIKELDIDFNDISEQNEELKQEISAIITKNIEQESLNMTNSQKKKIKEELLDEIIGFGPITGLLADDSITEIMVNGPNQVYIEKEGKLVLTDAKFKNDSHVLHVIKKIVAPIGRRIDESSPMVDARLPNGSRVNAIIPPLAIDGPSITIRKFSEDPFKVEDLINFGTMNSKMAELLKYCVEGRLNIVVSGGTGSGKTTTLNVLSSFIPDDERIVTIEDAAELQLSQEHVVRLETRPPNLEGKGEVTIRDLVRNSLRMRPDRIIVGEVRSGEALDMLQAMNTGHDGSLTTGHANSPRDMLSRLETMVLMSGMSLPVKAIRDQIASAIDLIIHQSRLMDGSRKITHITEVQGMEGDVIILQDIFRFEPRGLDNRGRVKGEFVFTGIMPKFIQKLKEKGINIPPDVLSI, encoded by the coding sequence ATGTCTCTTGCCAGAAGATTGGAAGAGATTAATACTGATAAAAAATCCAGCAGGTTTAACGAAAAAAAAGTAGACCAGTATTTGGAATTAAAGATGAAAATTCAAAACAGGGTCATTAAAGAATTGGATATAGATTTTAATGACATATCGGAGCAAAATGAGGAATTAAAGCAGGAAATCAGTGCCATTATTACTAAGAATATTGAGCAAGAGTCTCTAAATATGACTAATAGTCAGAAAAAGAAAATAAAAGAAGAACTTTTAGATGAGATTATAGGATTTGGTCCTATAACAGGTCTACTTGCAGATGATAGTATTACAGAAATTATGGTTAACGGACCCAACCAGGTATATATAGAAAAAGAGGGTAAGTTGGTACTGACAGACGCTAAATTTAAAAATGACAGCCATGTGCTTCATGTTATCAAGAAAATTGTAGCACCAATCGGCAGAAGGATAGATGAGAGCTCCCCAATGGTGGATGCCAGGCTTCCAAATGGATCCAGGGTTAACGCCATTATTCCTCCCCTGGCAATAGATGGACCGTCTATTACTATACGGAAGTTTTCGGAAGATCCCTTTAAAGTAGAGGACTTAATAAATTTTGGAACTATGAATTCCAAAATGGCAGAGCTGCTTAAATATTGCGTAGAAGGACGCCTTAATATTGTGGTTTCGGGAGGTACCGGAAGCGGTAAAACCACTACATTGAATGTCCTTTCTTCATTTATCCCGGATGATGAAAGGATAGTGACAATTGAAGACGCGGCAGAACTTCAACTATCCCAGGAGCATGTTGTAAGGCTGGAAACCAGGCCGCCTAACCTGGAAGGTAAAGGAGAAGTAACTATAAGAGATTTGGTTAGAAACAGCTTAAGAATGCGTCCCGATAGAATCATTGTAGGAGAAGTACGTTCAGGAGAAGCTTTGGATATGCTCCAGGCTATGAACACAGGACATGACGGCTCTCTGACTACCGGGCATGCAAACTCTCCCAGGGATATGCTGTCAAGATTAGAGACCATGGTGCTTATGTCCGGTATGAGTTTGCCTGTTAAAGCCATTAGAGACCAGATAGCGTCGGCTATAGATTTGATTATCCATCAATCAAGGCTTATGGACGGCAGCAGAAAAATCACTCATATAACAGAAGTTCAGGGTATGGAAGGGGATGTTATTATTCTCCAGGATATATTCAGATTTGAACCAAGAGGGTTGGACAATAGAGGAAGGGTAAAGGGAGAATTTGTATTTACAGGTATTATGCCAAAATTTATCCAAAAGCTGAAAGAAAAGGGTATCAATATACCGCCGGATGTTTTAAGTATATGA
- a CDS encoding type II secretion system F family protein: MLYIAVFIFFTAVFIFAYGVLYSLNYDKIRIRDRIEQIKDLHNTNRDHTENRFFSERILTHFYNVFCDFLIRITPNHKLTGLNKKLERAGLLKNGTVERWLFNKCMIMLISAISTGLLSYIIEPDISKAFIIAIIIMLLVNTFLNFSLSRRFEMRKKMILKDLPYTLDLITVSVEAGASFDGAMARVVNNISGALCDEFAKCLKEMKMGIERKTALKNMSERCDVKELSMLVNSLIQADELGVGLARVLRIEAANLREHRKQVARERAMKAPVKMLFPLIFFIFPSIFIIVLGPAIIKIFSIFK, from the coding sequence TTGCTGTATATTGCAGTATTTATATTCTTTACAGCAGTATTTATATTTGCATATGGAGTTCTGTATAGCCTAAATTATGATAAAATACGTATTAGGGATAGAATAGAGCAAATTAAAGATCTTCATAACACAAACCGGGACCATACTGAAAACAGGTTCTTTTCAGAAAGAATACTTACGCATTTCTATAATGTATTTTGTGATTTTCTTATAAGAATAACTCCAAACCACAAGCTTACTGGACTTAATAAAAAGCTGGAAAGAGCAGGACTGTTGAAAAACGGCACGGTAGAAAGGTGGTTGTTTAATAAATGCATGATTATGCTCATCTCAGCCATTTCAACCGGTTTATTATCATATATTATTGAACCGGATATATCAAAGGCTTTTATCATTGCAATAATTATTATGCTGCTTGTTAATACATTTCTAAATTTTAGTCTTTCAAGAAGATTTGAAATGAGGAAAAAAATGATTTTGAAGGATTTGCCTTATACTCTTGATTTAATTACTGTTAGTGTTGAAGCAGGCGCATCTTTTGATGGGGCTATGGCAAGAGTTGTTAATAATATAAGTGGAGCGCTTTGTGATGAATTTGCAAAATGCCTTAAGGAAATGAAGATGGGAATAGAACGTAAAACAGCACTTAAGAATATGAGCGAACGTTGTGATGTTAAGGAACTTTCCATGCTCGTTAATTCACTTATCCAGGCAGATGAATTGGGCGTCGGCCTGGCGCGGGTGTTAAGAATTGAAGCAGCAAACTTGAGAGAGCACAGAAAGCAAGTAGCAAGAGAACGGGCTATGAAAGCACCTGTTAAAATGTTGTTCCCATTAATATTTTTTATTTTCCCATCCATTTTTATTATTGTTTTGGGGCCTGCTATTATTAAAATCTTCAGTATATTTAAGTGA
- a CDS encoding DUF192 domain-containing protein, which translates to MIIKDVLLADTFMKRFVGYMFREKPHYNAIIVKPCNSIHTFFMNFDIDVLFINEAMEIIKKIEGLGPGKVIMPVKGAKMVIEGKAGLFKSLKTGSKIAIL; encoded by the coding sequence ATGATTATAAAGGACGTGTTGTTGGCAGACACTTTTATGAAAAGGTTTGTGGGCTACATGTTCCGCGAAAAACCCCATTATAATGCCATTATCGTAAAGCCATGCAACAGCATTCATACCTTCTTCATGAATTTTGACATCGACGTGCTCTTTATAAATGAAGCCATGGAAATAATTAAAAAGATAGAGGGCCTTGGACCGGGTAAAGTGATAATGCCGGTAAAAGGAGCTAAAATGGTTATAGAAGGCAAGGCAGGGTTGTTCAAAAGCCTTAAAACAGGCAGTAAAATTGCAATCCTGTAA